One genomic segment of Anaerosporomusa subterranea includes these proteins:
- a CDS encoding FtsW/RodA/SpoVE family cell cycle protein: MAFWLGPNEAVLVISLILLIIGSVNIFSASFVLAAEMMDDSYYFLLQHAKAFAAGMLGFSLIAWLGYRRVAAFTPLLILATIGLLVAVLVFGEDANGARRWIRIGIKFQPSELAKLAVIIMTAVYLGGRLEKRLPISLFSPPMYITLAIGFLVLRQPDMGTAAVIVGLGIVMHLIAGIPRKEIVGLAFVGTGVFTYFIFAAAYRADRIWAWLNPWNYQQGIGYQSVQSLLAIGSGGLSGVGFGKGASKFYYLPEAHTDFAFAVLCQEVGFIGATLVLTLLAGLGFYGIKIALAARDKQGMMLAIGVIVLILGQALGNIAMVCGVIPVAGVPLPFISYGGTSLMINLLALAFLISVGRSCRQPELEESQPEESKRPHLSVVSRPKFGIPQKGE; this comes from the coding sequence ATGGCATTTTGGCTTGGTCCGAACGAGGCTGTGCTGGTCATATCTCTCATTCTGCTTATTATCGGTTCTGTCAATATCTTCAGTGCCAGCTTTGTCTTAGCAGCTGAAATGATGGATGACAGTTATTATTTTCTGTTGCAGCACGCTAAGGCATTCGCAGCAGGAATGCTCGGCTTCTCGCTGATCGCCTGGTTAGGTTATCGGCGCGTGGCCGCATTTACGCCACTTCTCATCTTAGCCACTATCGGATTACTGGTCGCAGTGCTAGTTTTTGGCGAAGATGCGAATGGCGCCAGACGATGGATACGCATTGGAATAAAGTTTCAGCCTTCAGAGCTGGCTAAATTGGCAGTTATCATTATGACCGCAGTATATCTGGGAGGCAGGCTGGAGAAGCGACTGCCCATTTCCCTGTTTTCACCACCTATGTATATTACGTTAGCAATTGGCTTCCTGGTACTTCGGCAACCGGACATGGGGACTGCCGCTGTTATCGTGGGATTGGGCATTGTGATGCATTTAATTGCCGGTATACCGCGCAAAGAGATTGTTGGCTTGGCCTTTGTCGGCACTGGAGTCTTTACTTATTTTATATTCGCTGCTGCCTACCGGGCTGACCGGATTTGGGCTTGGCTTAATCCGTGGAACTACCAGCAAGGGATCGGTTATCAGTCTGTTCAGTCTCTGTTAGCCATCGGCTCTGGCGGGTTATCCGGTGTCGGCTTTGGCAAAGGGGCCAGTAAATTTTACTATCTCCCGGAGGCGCATACTGACTTCGCCTTCGCCGTTCTTTGCCAGGAAGTTGGCTTTATTGGCGCAACTTTGGTGCTGACTTTGCTGGCCGGACTCGGCTTTTATGGCATAAAAATTGCACTTGCTGCCAGAGATAAACAAGGCATGATGCTGGCGATTGGAGTTATCGTCCTTATCTTAGGACAAGCATTAGGCAACATCGCCATGGTCTGTGGGGTTATCCCGGTAGCTGGCGTACCGCTGCCTTTTATCAGCTATGGCGGGACATCGCTGATGATTAATTTGCTGGCACTCGCTTTCTTGATTAGCGTGGGGCGAAGCTGCCGGCAACCAGAGCTTGAGGAGTCGCAGCCTGAGGAGTCCAAGCGTCCCCACCTTTCAGTTGTTAGCCGCCCTAAGTTTGGAATCCCCCAAAAAGGGGAATAA
- a CDS encoding PspC domain-containing protein, protein MVWLFRLGIYLVGGLTAWQVLQGTEPVGGILSHKALALDSANGMVFGVCSGLSNYTGIDVTMIRFLWVAAVFYRGAGVALYILAFLIMPVLER, encoded by the coding sequence ATGGTCTGGCTTTTCCGACTCGGAATCTATCTCGTCGGTGGATTGACAGCTTGGCAGGTTTTACAGGGAACGGAACCGGTTGGCGGTATACTGTCGCACAAAGCGCTAGCGCTAGATTCAGCTAACGGCATGGTTTTTGGCGTTTGTTCCGGCCTGAGTAACTATACAGGTATCGATGTCACTATGATTCGCTTTCTCTGGGTAGCGGCCGTTTTTTACCGCGGCGCCGGAGTGGCTTTGTACATACTGGCATTTCTTATCATGCCTGTTCTAGAGCGCTGA
- a CDS encoding spore coat associated protein CotJA codes for MKKKTDSKWHHDMDEVDEMSMKTMKAKKMMPPEPECDELPCVPEDICEHMVLAHSYVLWQHYTRAFCPEEALMKGTLFPELWGVYPIPE; via the coding sequence TTGAAAAAAAAGACAGATAGCAAATGGCATCACGACATGGATGAGGTGGATGAAATGTCAATGAAAACGATGAAAGCAAAAAAAATGATGCCGCCGGAACCCGAATGCGACGAACTTCCCTGTGTTCCGGAGGATATCTGTGAACATATGGTGCTCGCACATTCCTATGTTCTTTGGCAGCACTATACAAGAGCGTTCTGCCCGGAAGAGGCGCTCATGAAAGGCACGCTGTTCCCTGAACTGTGGGGAGTTTATCCGATACCGGAGTAA
- a CDS encoding spore coat protein CotJB, which translates to MKCDDRQMAMLMKIQEMQFVSIELQLYLDTHPCDQDALNDYRCAVEALHKYIMEYETEFGSLIALSPHYTGDNWDWAEGPWPWEM; encoded by the coding sequence GTGAAATGTGACGATAGACAAATGGCAATGCTGATGAAGATTCAGGAGATGCAATTCGTCTCTATCGAACTGCAACTGTATCTTGACACACATCCCTGTGATCAAGACGCACTGAATGATTATCGATGCGCGGTTGAAGCGCTGCACAAGTATATCATGGAATATGAAACCGAATTTGGAAGCCTAATCGCGCTAAGCCCACATTATACCGGTGATAACTGGGACTGGGCAGAGGGGCCATGGCCCTGGGAAATGTAA
- a CDS encoding manganese catalase family protein, translating into MWLYEKKLEHPVRVSCPDVKFAKMVITQYGGPDGELGASLRYLNQRYSMPTDTAKALLTDIGTEELAHMEMIAALVYKLTECADCEDFKEAGWEGQYVQHNHGLFWTDANGVPWSAKYIACLGDPIADLTENMAAEQKARVTYEHLIQCTDDPCVKDTLRFLWQREVVHFQRFGEMLNTVQMYMADKQHMWHGHKMK; encoded by the coding sequence ATGTGGCTATATGAAAAGAAACTTGAACATCCCGTAAGGGTAAGCTGTCCTGACGTTAAGTTCGCCAAGATGGTCATCACCCAATACGGCGGCCCGGACGGAGAACTCGGAGCGTCGCTGCGGTATCTGAACCAGCGGTATAGTATGCCAACAGATACGGCTAAAGCGTTACTGACTGATATCGGCACTGAAGAACTCGCTCATATGGAAATGATCGCAGCTCTGGTCTATAAACTGACCGAGTGCGCCGACTGCGAAGACTTCAAAGAAGCAGGCTGGGAAGGACAGTATGTACAGCATAACCATGGACTATTTTGGACAGACGCCAACGGCGTGCCCTGGAGCGCCAAGTACATTGCCTGCCTCGGCGATCCAATCGCCGATCTGACGGAAAATATGGCAGCTGAGCAAAAAGCCCGGGTCACCTATGAGCATCTGATTCAGTGCACTGACGACCCCTGTGTAAAAGATACACTGCGTTTCCTGTGGCAGCGTGAAGTTGTTCATTTTCAGCGATTTGGCGAGATGCTGAATACAGTGCAGATGTATATGGCAGATAAACAGCATATGTGGCATGGGCATAAGATGAAGTAG
- a CDS encoding APC family permease, whose product MMRLIRRLLIGKPLHNRELAHERLPKWKALSIFSSDALSSVAYGPEQIMLTLVAIPGIIAYGYMAPIALSILLLLVIVALSYVQVAKANPGGGGAYAVAKKNLGEMPALIAAGSVFADYVLTAAVSVSAGTAAIISAFPGLAGNEVSIDLLVLFGLLMLVNLRGVRESSNAFVIPTYAFLLGVVVLIVTGVWNSMTDVALILPPESVARQQLDWAMLFLILRAFANGCSSMTGLEAIADSVPMFKSPEARNATITTYWMAGILGFMLIGITYLIMHYHIMPITDVTAMSQLAEKIFGRSTAYFYIQITTMLVLYLAANTAYNGLPILLSIVAKDGYMPRYLATRGERLTFSNGIILLTVAAAILIIAFNGDTDQLISLYAIGVFISFTIAQTSMVVHWSRHRDSGWQMRAILNGVGAAATGLVVVIITVTKFIYGAWIVLLFIPAMIYIFKSIRAHYNTMSQQLHLPEESYHEGAAVFPPKGKHIVIVPVSTPTRVVYETIKYAKMIGDNIIAVHVSNDEEMGKKVAEKWNLWDPGVELTVIHSPYRLLMRPLLHFIEKKAREKAPEDYITVIIPEFETRKSWHRLLHNQTGWFLRNTLIWRENVIVTTVPYHLKQ is encoded by the coding sequence ATGATGCGCTTAATACGCCGCTTATTAATCGGCAAACCGCTTCACAACCGGGAATTAGCCCATGAACGACTGCCGAAGTGGAAAGCTCTTTCTATCTTCTCGTCAGATGCCTTATCATCTGTCGCCTACGGGCCGGAACAAATTATGCTCACATTAGTCGCTATTCCTGGAATTATCGCGTATGGGTACATGGCTCCGATTGCTTTATCGATTCTATTGCTATTGGTTATTGTTGCTCTATCCTATGTTCAGGTTGCGAAAGCCAATCCCGGCGGCGGTGGCGCTTATGCCGTAGCGAAAAAGAATTTAGGCGAGATGCCCGCACTTATCGCGGCGGGGTCGGTTTTTGCAGACTATGTATTAACAGCTGCTGTCAGCGTTTCGGCTGGTACTGCAGCCATTATTTCCGCATTCCCCGGGTTAGCCGGTAATGAAGTTTCAATTGATTTACTTGTACTGTTCGGTTTGCTGATGCTGGTCAATTTACGCGGCGTGCGGGAGTCGTCCAATGCATTTGTCATTCCTACATACGCCTTCTTACTCGGCGTAGTCGTTTTGATTGTAACAGGTGTGTGGAACTCCATGACTGACGTGGCGTTAATTTTGCCGCCCGAGTCTGTTGCGCGGCAGCAACTCGATTGGGCTATGTTGTTTCTGATTCTTAGGGCTTTTGCGAATGGCTGCAGTTCCATGACTGGCCTAGAAGCGATTGCGGATAGCGTACCGATGTTTAAAAGCCCGGAGGCCCGCAACGCAACGATTACGACCTACTGGATGGCAGGCATTCTCGGCTTCATGCTTATTGGTATAACATACCTGATTATGCACTATCATATTATGCCGATTACGGACGTGACGGCGATGTCCCAGCTGGCAGAAAAGATCTTCGGCCGCTCGACTGCTTATTTTTATATCCAGATAACGACCATGTTAGTGCTGTATTTGGCAGCCAATACAGCCTATAACGGATTGCCGATACTTTTGTCGATTGTGGCCAAGGATGGATACATGCCCCGCTATCTGGCGACAAGAGGTGAACGCTTAACATTTTCTAATGGGATTATTTTGCTGACAGTAGCGGCGGCGATTCTGATTATAGCCTTCAATGGAGATACAGACCAACTGATTTCTCTATATGCCATAGGGGTATTTATCTCGTTTACGATTGCTCAAACAAGCATGGTTGTTCATTGGAGTCGGCATCGCGACAGCGGGTGGCAAATGCGGGCAATATTGAATGGGGTAGGCGCCGCTGCCACCGGATTGGTTGTTGTTATTATCACTGTAACTAAGTTTATCTATGGAGCATGGATTGTTCTGCTTTTTATTCCAGCTATGATTTATATATTTAAATCAATCCGCGCTCACTATAACACCATGTCTCAACAACTGCATCTGCCCGAAGAATCTTATCACGAGGGAGCGGCCGTATTTCCGCCAAAGGGTAAGCATATTGTCATTGTTCCTGTGTCAACGCCAACGCGTGTTGTCTATGAAACTATCAAGTATGCTAAGATGATCGGTGATAACATTATTGCCGTTCACGTATCGAATGATGAAGAGATGGGCAAAAAGGTTGCTGAAAAATGGAATCTTTGGGACCCCGGCGTAGAGCTGACGGTAATTCATTCTCCCTACCGATTGCTGATGCGTCCGCTCCTTCACTTTATTGAGAAGAAGGCTCGTGAGAAAGCTCCAGAAGACTATATAACAGTCATCATTCCAGAGTTTGAAACGAGGAAGTCTTGGCATCGGCTGCTCCATAATCAAACTGGCTGGTTTCTACGTAATACATTAATCTGGCGGGAAAATGTTATCGTAACCACAGTGCCGTATCATTTGAAACAGTAG
- a CDS encoding SDR family NAD(P)-dependent oxidoreductase yields MQTVKNKIVFISGASSGIGKACAESFAQAGAKIILCARNTKKIQEIANALTAQYQTEVLAIPLDVQEKHAVTNAIDSLPAEWQAIDILVNNAGLSLGLEKLQQGDIADWDAMIDTNIKGLLYLTRKIVPQMIENKLNGHVINIGSIAGIHAYPGGAVYCATKSAVKVLSDGLRMDVVDTPIRVTNIQPGMVETNFSVIRFHGDQQKAAAVYDGIQPLTAEDIADIVLYAASAPAHVQICEVTVTPVHQATGRVIYKEKK; encoded by the coding sequence ATGCAAACAGTAAAAAATAAGATTGTATTTATTAGCGGCGCTTCGAGCGGCATTGGCAAAGCCTGCGCGGAGTCATTTGCCCAGGCAGGCGCGAAGATCATCTTATGCGCCAGAAACACGAAAAAAATACAGGAAATAGCCAATGCGTTAACAGCGCAATACCAGACCGAGGTCTTGGCAATACCGTTAGATGTGCAAGAAAAACATGCTGTCACCAATGCCATTGATTCGCTGCCAGCTGAGTGGCAAGCCATCGATATTCTCGTCAATAATGCCGGTTTGTCTCTCGGTTTAGAAAAACTCCAGCAAGGAGATATCGCAGATTGGGATGCTATGATAGATACAAACATTAAAGGACTGTTATATCTCACGCGAAAGATTGTCCCGCAGATGATAGAGAACAAATTAAACGGACATGTCATCAATATCGGCTCTATTGCCGGAATTCATGCATATCCCGGCGGCGCAGTGTACTGTGCTACCAAATCAGCTGTAAAAGTGCTCAGCGACGGATTGCGAATGGACGTCGTCGACACTCCAATACGCGTAACCAACATCCAACCTGGTATGGTTGAAACGAATTTTAGCGTAATCCGCTTCCACGGTGATCAACAAAAAGCGGCTGCTGTCTATGACGGCATTCAACCGCTAACGGCAGAGGATATTGCAGATATTGTCTTGTATGCCGCCAGTGCACCAGCGCATGTGCAAATTTGCGAAGTAACGGTAACACCTGTCCATCAGGCTACCGGCCGTGTTATTTATAAAGAAAAAAAGTAA
- a CDS encoding Cache 3/Cache 2 fusion domain-containing protein, giving the protein MNTRIRLFIWFILISVIPLLIMGGFSYYLISEKISKQNEENINNINKGIYNMVDTQQKVLTQWLASAAAAFDEKLVSLGQSHFDYSNMVEIGGYRLPTWYIGSQKITGENTLVDILIAKQKLPATIFQFKDNKFIRVASNVRQDDGHRIVDTLIESGPIYEKLINSQLFQGRGSVEGIMHALIYQPIFDREGKLIGAFVLGRREQEYELLDAIKNIVVGETGYATVMDPKGTFIIHPQNQGKSAAGYAWAQEILQKKNGSITYDYNERQKVAYYMYYEPWNWYIVTGSYTTEIFNTTRELFNGLLLVCLLVILISAALAYVMSSTFFHPINELAGVMRQVQSGNLTVRLHHNSTDEFKTVGNALNAMLNNISLLVGRILNNSLTLKESSHNLLDDITDAREALKSMESGVDSLRQSAQVSSQTLTSGNNPNDEILHAIEEVKDAVNKMKVMVADGSVEGLISVQDASEKIELLRRKFLVQSVIDQNVSIPFSLQNKINNLDVELAKLKMLTKHISTSAASLDEIALSLDRNVNIFKVEEPANEEKPISNS; this is encoded by the coding sequence GTGAATACACGGATAAGATTATTCATTTGGTTTATATTGATATCTGTTATACCACTGCTGATTATGGGTGGCTTTAGTTACTACCTAATTTCAGAAAAAATTTCCAAACAAAATGAAGAAAATATTAATAATATCAATAAAGGTATCTATAACATGGTTGACACCCAGCAGAAAGTATTAACTCAATGGCTGGCAAGTGCCGCGGCAGCATTTGATGAAAAGCTGGTTTCACTAGGGCAAAGTCATTTTGATTACTCTAATATGGTCGAAATAGGCGGTTACAGACTGCCAACCTGGTACATCGGCAGTCAGAAGATTACCGGCGAGAATACTCTAGTTGACATTCTGATTGCCAAACAAAAGTTGCCGGCGACCATATTCCAGTTCAAGGACAATAAGTTTATCAGGGTCGCCAGCAATGTGCGTCAGGATGACGGTCACCGTATCGTTGACACCTTGATCGAATCAGGGCCGATATACGAAAAGTTGATCAATAGCCAGCTGTTCCAAGGCCGCGGCAGCGTAGAAGGAATTATGCATGCACTGATTTATCAGCCTATTTTTGATAGAGAGGGCAAGCTAATTGGGGCGTTTGTGCTAGGCCGTCGGGAACAAGAATACGAGTTGCTAGACGCAATAAAGAACATCGTGGTTGGCGAAACCGGTTATGCAACTGTCATGGATCCAAAAGGCACCTTTATTATCCACCCGCAAAATCAGGGGAAGAGCGCTGCCGGTTACGCATGGGCACAGGAAATACTGCAGAAGAAAAACGGGTCAATCACCTATGATTATAATGAACGCCAAAAAGTCGCCTATTATATGTATTACGAGCCATGGAACTGGTATATCGTCACCGGGAGTTACACCACAGAGATCTTCAATACGACCAGAGAACTGTTTAATGGTCTGCTCCTGGTATGCCTGCTGGTTATTTTGATTTCCGCCGCGCTGGCCTATGTTATGTCCAGCACTTTCTTCCACCCGATCAATGAATTGGCCGGAGTAATGCGACAGGTTCAAAGCGGCAACCTTACTGTCAGGCTCCACCATAACTCAACCGATGAATTCAAGACAGTCGGTAACGCGCTGAATGCCATGCTTAATAACATCTCGCTTCTGGTAGGCAGAATTTTAAATAATTCGCTGACATTAAAAGAATCATCTCACAACCTGCTTGATGATATAACCGATGCAAGAGAAGCGTTAAAAAGCATGGAAAGCGGAGTAGACAGCTTAAGGCAAAGTGCTCAGGTTTCGAGCCAGACTCTAACTTCAGGGAACAACCCCAATGATGAAATTCTGCATGCCATTGAGGAAGTAAAAGATGCGGTTAACAAGATGAAAGTGATGGTTGCAGACGGCAGCGTTGAGGGGCTAATCAGCGTTCAGGACGCATCAGAGAAGATCGAACTGCTAAGGCGTAAGTTCCTGGTTCAGTCTGTCATTGACCAAAATGTCAGCATCCCATTTTCTTTGCAGAATAAAATCAATAATCTGGATGTCGAACTGGCCAAACTGAAGATGCTGACAAAGCACATCTCCACATCTGCCGCTAGCCTTGATGAAATAGCGCTGTCGTTGGATAGGAATGTGAATATTTTCAAGGTAGAGGAGCCAGCGAACGAAGAAAAACCAATATCAAACAGTTGA
- a CDS encoding sigma 54-interacting transcriptional regulator — protein MIQLNIRQIMDCSFTLCHSHDTVKAAIQKMISDQTSYAIIADEKSIYQGVLTAGALLQTKDFELLVEQVMQDAEPLNEDGSIADIRPSLLEIIPVVNHIKTVVGVISIRSAFQYLPEALSSLDTGRSSGFRRTPQLSAKYTINDIVGQSKPILLMKEQIIAAAKTRSTVMVLGETGTGKELAAHSIHRLSSRRHNAFVRVNCAAIPDNLLESELFGYEAGAFTGAVKGGQVGKFEAADGGTIFLDEIGDMPLTLQSKILRVLQEKEIEKVGGRAPIAIDVRIIAATHRNLRELVREQKFREDLYYRLHVIPIQMPPLREHREDIPMLVDFFLTKQAEELGIDRPDTDRDFMAALIEYDWPGNVRELANIIELAISMSHGTITKDLLPPSMLPELFSYRSDDEAAVLRSYTEEAEKEAIIKALEIYGGNKIKVCDSLGISRSSLYNKLKKYDIDA, from the coding sequence GTGATACAGCTGAATATCCGACAAATAATGGACTGCAGTTTTACGCTTTGTCACTCACACGATACCGTCAAAGCAGCAATTCAAAAGATGATTAGTGATCAAACATCATACGCCATCATAGCAGATGAAAAAAGCATCTACCAAGGGGTTCTAACGGCTGGAGCACTGCTGCAGACGAAAGACTTTGAACTGTTAGTTGAGCAGGTCATGCAGGATGCCGAGCCTTTAAACGAAGACGGTTCTATAGCCGATATCAGGCCTAGTCTTTTAGAGATTATTCCCGTCGTAAACCACATAAAAACAGTGGTCGGTGTTATCAGTATTAGGAGCGCCTTTCAATACCTGCCTGAAGCATTATCAAGCCTAGACACTGGGCGATCGTCCGGTTTTCGTCGCACTCCTCAGTTGAGCGCGAAATATACCATCAATGATATCGTAGGTCAGAGCAAGCCTATTCTGCTGATGAAAGAACAGATTATCGCAGCCGCTAAAACCAGATCTACTGTGATGGTGTTAGGGGAAACGGGAACTGGAAAAGAGCTTGCTGCGCATTCCATTCATCGACTGAGCAGCCGCCGTCACAACGCCTTTGTTCGGGTTAACTGCGCTGCTATTCCTGACAACTTATTAGAGTCAGAGCTGTTCGGCTACGAAGCGGGAGCTTTTACCGGCGCGGTAAAGGGCGGTCAGGTTGGCAAATTCGAGGCGGCTGACGGCGGCACAATATTTCTTGATGAAATTGGCGATATGCCACTTACGCTGCAATCGAAAATCCTGCGGGTTCTTCAGGAGAAAGAGATTGAAAAGGTGGGAGGACGTGCTCCGATCGCTATCGATGTACGAATCATTGCGGCCACTCACCGTAATCTTCGTGAACTGGTCAGGGAACAAAAATTCAGAGAGGATTTGTACTACCGGCTGCACGTCATCCCCATTCAGATGCCGCCGCTTAGGGAGCATCGTGAAGATATTCCGATGCTGGTGGACTTCTTTTTAACAAAGCAGGCAGAAGAGCTTGGCATTGACAGACCTGATACAGACCGCGACTTTATGGCAGCGTTAATTGAATATGACTGGCCGGGAAATGTACGGGAACTGGCAAACATCATAGAACTGGCCATAAGCATGTCTCATGGAACGATAACCAAAGATTTGCTGCCGCCTTCTATGCTGCCCGAACTATTCTCATACCGTTCTGACGATGAAGCCGCGGTTTTGCGGAGCTATACCGAAGAGGCGGAGAAAGAAGCGATTATCAAAGCGCTTGAAATCTATGGCGGCAACAAAATCAAGGTGTGTGACTCACTCGGGATTTCGCGAAGCAGTTTGTACAACAAATTGAAGAAATACGACATTGACGCCTGA
- a CDS encoding OFA family MFS transporter, whose amino-acid sequence MTEKSTNRWLVLLSGILINLCIGSAYAWSVYQKPLIAMFKWSTKETSLAFTLSCVLVPLAMIVAGKIQDQKGPKMVIFGGGIIFGLGIIGAGFTNSLSFLYMTYGVLGGIGIGTVYACTVANTVKFFPDKRGLASGLVVAGFGSGAVVLAPLSSALIESYGVLATFKILGVAYLVLISACTTLVKTAPPGYRPAGWTPPPPTATTITGTDKNWREMLSDPMFYVLWSIYLIGCVSGLMIIGHASPIGQEVIKLSPATAAMCVGFLALANTAGRIFWGWVSDKIGRYNAVKIMFILAGLMMFTLTQVTTFVPFVIVLMAIGLCFGGVMGIFPSITADAFGAKNLGMNYGIIFTAWGAAGIVGPLMAGHFKEINKGDYTQAFLIAAGLSVIGVMLTFILQYNKKKADALKAA is encoded by the coding sequence ATGACCGAAAAGTCGACTAACCGCTGGCTAGTCCTGTTATCTGGTATTCTGATTAATCTATGTATCGGATCGGCCTACGCGTGGAGCGTGTACCAAAAACCACTCATTGCCATGTTTAAATGGTCTACCAAGGAAACTTCACTTGCATTTACTCTTTCCTGCGTCCTTGTGCCGCTAGCAATGATCGTAGCAGGAAAAATCCAGGATCAGAAAGGTCCTAAAATGGTTATATTCGGCGGCGGGATTATTTTTGGCCTGGGTATTATCGGCGCCGGTTTTACTAATAGCCTCTCGTTTCTGTATATGACCTACGGCGTGCTTGGCGGTATAGGAATTGGTACTGTCTACGCCTGTACAGTCGCCAATACAGTTAAGTTTTTTCCGGATAAACGGGGACTCGCATCAGGGCTTGTTGTAGCAGGCTTTGGCTCTGGAGCTGTTGTTCTCGCTCCGCTATCATCGGCTTTAATTGAGTCCTATGGCGTTCTGGCTACCTTTAAAATTCTCGGGGTCGCCTATCTTGTTTTAATATCGGCTTGTACGACTCTTGTGAAAACTGCGCCGCCCGGCTATAGACCGGCGGGTTGGACTCCTCCGCCTCCTACGGCCACAACAATAACCGGCACTGATAAAAACTGGCGGGAAATGCTGTCAGATCCCATGTTTTACGTCTTATGGAGTATATACCTCATTGGCTGTGTTTCCGGCTTGATGATCATCGGCCATGCATCGCCTATCGGCCAGGAGGTCATCAAGCTCAGTCCTGCGACTGCGGCCATGTGTGTCGGCTTTCTGGCGCTGGCCAATACCGCCGGCCGGATCTTTTGGGGCTGGGTCTCTGATAAGATTGGCCGCTATAATGCGGTGAAGATTATGTTCATACTCGCGGGTCTCATGATGTTCACCTTGACACAAGTAACTACATTTGTACCCTTTGTGATCGTTCTTATGGCTATCGGTCTTTGCTTCGGCGGAGTTATGGGGATATTCCCATCGATCACTGCGGACGCCTTTGGCGCCAAAAACTTGGGTATGAACTATGGCATCATTTTCACCGCCTGGGGCGCCGCAGGCATAGTAGGGCCGCTCATGGCCGGTCATTTCAAAGAAATCAACAAAGGGGACTATACTCAGGCATTTCTAATCGCCGCAGGCCTTAGCGTCATTGGTGTAATGCTGACATTTATCCTTCAGTACAACAAGAAAAAAGCCGACGCTTTAAAAGCAGCGTAA
- a CDS encoding CoA transferase subunit A has product MNKVVELDQVIEKVQDGASIFLGGFLGVGSPLKCIEKLAASGKKDLTIISEVSGMPGGGFDMAILFKNRQVKKIITSHIGTCPELLEEYKAGRLEVELYPMGTWAEKVRAAGAGLGGVLTPTGVGTKVEEGKQKLTINGKEYLLELPLSAEFAFIKGYRGDKIGNVEYRGVSVNCNKVIAAAAKYTVAEVNEIVEVGGIDPNHVGTPGIYVNAVVQGYSFDEHVQVFNQHWEEIGQLKRKN; this is encoded by the coding sequence ATGAACAAGGTAGTGGAACTTGATCAGGTTATTGAGAAGGTGCAGGACGGCGCAAGCATTTTTTTGGGTGGATTTTTAGGGGTGGGCTCGCCATTGAAATGCATTGAAAAACTGGCGGCATCTGGGAAAAAAGATTTAACCATTATTAGCGAGGTAAGCGGAATGCCTGGCGGCGGCTTTGATATGGCCATCTTATTTAAGAACCGCCAGGTGAAAAAAATCATTACCTCGCACATTGGCACTTGCCCGGAGCTTTTGGAGGAATATAAAGCAGGACGTTTAGAGGTGGAACTCTATCCCATGGGCACCTGGGCCGAAAAAGTCCGCGCGGCTGGTGCTGGCTTGGGTGGTGTCTTGACGCCAACCGGAGTGGGCACAAAGGTGGAAGAAGGAAAACAGAAGTTAACCATCAACGGCAAAGAATACTTGCTGGAATTACCATTGTCGGCAGAGTTTGCGTTTATTAAAGGATATCGCGGCGACAAAATAGGCAATGTTGAATATCGCGGCGTATCTGTCAATTGCAATAAGGTCATTGCAGCAGCGGCAAAGTACACAGTAGCCGAAGTCAATGAAATCGTCGAAGTCGGCGGAATTGATCCCAATCACGTAGGTACACCGGGTATATATGTCAATGCGGTGGTGCAGGGCTATAGCTTTGACGAGCACGTACAGGTGTTCAACCAACATTGGGAAGAAATCGGACAATTAAAGAGAAAGAATTAG